One stretch of Passer domesticus isolate bPasDom1 chromosome 2, bPasDom1.hap1, whole genome shotgun sequence DNA includes these proteins:
- the GSTK1 gene encoding glutathione S-transferase kappa 1 isoform X1 has translation MGRTLVELFYDVISPYSWLAFEALCRYQHIWNIDLRFRPAFLGGIMQQTGNKPPAMLPKRGEYLLKDMKRMAKYYQVPVCMSPDAFQHIMGTSSLTAMRFITAVDMTDPQYLEPLSREFWMRFWSQHEDISQPESILAVARQAGLSAELSQKALEMISSPTVKDRLKDTTTEALKYGAFGMPAVVAHYDGEPHLFFGSDRLELLGSVIGEKWLGPVPSPKL, from the exons ATGGGCCGGACGCTCGTGGAGCTGTTTTACGATGTGATCTCCCCGTACTCCTGGCTGGCGTTCGAG GCTCTCTGCCGGTACCAGCACATCTGGAATATTGACCTGCGCTTCCGTCCAGCTTTCCTTGGTGGCATAATGCAACAAACAG GTAACAAGCCGCCAGCAATGTTACCAAAGCGAGGGGAATACCTGCTGAAGGATATGAAAAGGATGGCGAAGTACTACCAGGTGCCTGTATGCATGTCACCAGATGCCTTCCAGCACATCATGGGCACAA GCAGCCTGACAGCCATGCGCTTTATCACAGCCGTTGACATGACAGACCCACAGTACCTGGAACCCTTATCGAGGGAGTTCTGGATGCGGTTTTGGTCACAG CATGAAGACATCAGTCAGCCAGAGAGCATATTGGCT GTTGCCCGACAGGCTGGACTCTcagcagagctctcccagaAGGCACTTGAAATGATTTCATCCCCTACAGTGAAGGACCGACTGAAAGACACAACAACTGAAGCACTGAAATATGGG GCATTTGGGATGCCTGCTGTTGTGGCACATTATGATGGGGAACCTCATCTGTTTTTTGGCTCTGATCGTTTAGAGCTGCTAGGCAGTGTTATAG GTGAAAAATGGCTGGGACCAGTTCCAAGCCCCAAGCTGTGA
- the GSTK1 gene encoding glutathione S-transferase kappa 1 isoform X2, whose product MGRTLVELFYDVISPYSWLAFEALCRYQHIWNIDLRFRPAFLGGIMQQTGNKPPAMLPKRGEYLLKDMKRMAKYYQVPVCMSPDAFQHIMGTSSLTAMRFITAVDMTDPQYLEPLSREFWMRFWSQVARQAGLSAELSQKALEMISSPTVKDRLKDTTTEALKYGAFGMPAVVAHYDGEPHLFFGSDRLELLGSVIGEKWLGPVPSPKL is encoded by the exons ATGGGCCGGACGCTCGTGGAGCTGTTTTACGATGTGATCTCCCCGTACTCCTGGCTGGCGTTCGAG GCTCTCTGCCGGTACCAGCACATCTGGAATATTGACCTGCGCTTCCGTCCAGCTTTCCTTGGTGGCATAATGCAACAAACAG GTAACAAGCCGCCAGCAATGTTACCAAAGCGAGGGGAATACCTGCTGAAGGATATGAAAAGGATGGCGAAGTACTACCAGGTGCCTGTATGCATGTCACCAGATGCCTTCCAGCACATCATGGGCACAA GCAGCCTGACAGCCATGCGCTTTATCACAGCCGTTGACATGACAGACCCACAGTACCTGGAACCCTTATCGAGGGAGTTCTGGATGCGGTTTTGGTCACAG GTTGCCCGACAGGCTGGACTCTcagcagagctctcccagaAGGCACTTGAAATGATTTCATCCCCTACAGTGAAGGACCGACTGAAAGACACAACAACTGAAGCACTGAAATATGGG GCATTTGGGATGCCTGCTGTTGTGGCACATTATGATGGGGAACCTCATCTGTTTTTTGGCTCTGATCGTTTAGAGCTGCTAGGCAGTGTTATAG GTGAAAAATGGCTGGGACCAGTTCCAAGCCCCAAGCTGTGA